A single region of the Raphanus sativus cultivar WK10039 chromosome 1, ASM80110v3, whole genome shotgun sequence genome encodes:
- the LOC108848246 gene encoding beta-galactosidase 15-like translates to MISLRLILCCLLVSSSYATIVSHDGRAITIDGHRRVLLSGSIHYPRSTPEMWPDLIKKGKEGGLDAIETYVFWNAHEPTRRQYDFSGKLDLIRFLKTIKDEGLYGVLRIGPYACAEWNYGGFPVWLHNIPGMVFRTTNKAFMDEMQNFTTMIVDMVKREKLFASQGGPIILAQIENEYGNVMGPYGEAGKTYIKWSANMAQALDVGVPWIMCQQNDAPQPMLNTCNGFYCDNFKPNNPNTPKMWTENWTGWFKQWGGKNPHRTTEDVAYSVAKFFQRGGTFNNYYMYHGGTNFDRTAGGPYITTSYDYDAPLDEYGNLNQPKYGHLKKLHDVLHSMEITLTYGNISTIDFGKSASATIYTTEEGSSCFFGNGNEISDATISFKGKSYVIPAWSVTILPDCKTEAYNTAKITTQTSMMVKKPNEAEDEPPTLKWSWRPENMNDFLLKGKGESTTTQLFDQKVVSNDQSDYLWYMTTVKFRKRDPVLGKNVTLRINSTAHVLYAFVNGKHIGNQHAENGKFHFVFEKDAKFKSGRNVISLLSITVGLQNYGAFFESAPVGITGPISIIGRNSDETIVKDLSAHKWSYKTGLNGFENQLFRTESPSKWSIESVPLNRSMTWYKATFKAPFGNDPVVVDLLGLGKGTAWVNGNNIGRYWPAFISSGDGCSVKCNYKGAYHSEKCLTGCGEPTQRWYHVPRSFLKAEGDNTLVLFEEMGGNPSLVNFQTTRVGSVCANVYEKNVIELSCDKKPISAIKFASFGNPDGSCGSFEKGTCEGNKNTVDILTQECVGKEKCSIDVSTEKFGASDCSGAARRLAVEAIC, encoded by the exons AGAAGCACCCCTGAG ATGTGGCCAGATCTTATAAAAAAAGGTAAAGAAGGAGGTCTTGATGCGATcgaaacttatgttttttggaATGCACATGAACCTACTCGCCGTCAATATGATTTCTCTGGAAAACTAGATCTTATTCGGTTCCTGAAAACCATTAAAGATGAAGGATTGTATGGTGTTCTTCGCATAGGACCATATGCATGTGCCGAGTGGAATTACGG AGGATTCCCTGTGTGGCTGCACAACATACCCGGAATGGTGTTCAGAACTACAAACAAAGCGTTTATG GATGAGATGCAAAATTTCACAACTATGATAGTAGACATGGTCAAGAGAGAAAAGCTGTTTGCATCACAAGGAGGCCCAATTATTCTCGCTCAG ATTGAAAATGAGTATGGAAATGTAATGGGACCCTATGGAGAAGCGGgtaaaacatacattaagtgGTCTGCAAACATGGCTCAGGCTCTTGATGTTGGTGTTCCATGGATAATGTGTCAACAAAACGACGCTCCTCAGCCTATG ttGAACACATGTAATGGGTTTTATTGTGAcaattttaaaccaaacaatCCCAACACTCCTAAGATGTGGACTGAGAATTGGACCGGATG GTTCAAGCAATGGGGTGGTAAAAATCCTCATAGAACAACCGAAGATGTTGCATATTCTGTTGCAAAATTCTTCCAGAGAGGAGGAACTTTTAATAATTACTAcatg tACCATGGAGGCACCAACTTTGATAGAACCGCAGGTGGTCCATACATCACAACATCATATGATTATGATGCTCCCCTTGACGAATATg GTAATTTGAACCAACCAAAATACGGGCATTTGAAAAAACTCCATGATGTTCTTCATTCTATGGAAATAACTCTCACATACGGAAACATCTCCACTATCGATTTTGGAAAATCTGCATCG GCAACGATTTATACAACCGAAGAAGGATCGAGTTGCTTTTTTGGAAACGGAAATGAAATTTCAGACGCAACAATAAGTTTTAAAGGAAAATCTTATGTTATCCCGGCTTGGTCTGTTACCATTTTACCGGATTGCAAAACTGAGGCTTATAACACCGCCAAG attaCCACTCAGACTTCAATGATGGTTAAGAAACCAAATGAAGCTGAGGATGAACCTCCAACTCTGAAATGGTCATGGAGACCAGAGAACATGAACGATTTCCTTTTGAAAGGAAAAGGAGAATCTACAACGACACAACTCTTTGATCAGAAAGTAGTAAGCAATGACCAAAGTGATTATCTATGGTACATGACTACTGTTAAGTTTAGAAAACGAGATCCAGTTTTGGGTAAAAACGTGACTCTTCGCATCAATAGCACTGCTCATGTCCTTTATGCTTTTGTCAATGGAAAACATATTG gtaatCAACACGCTGAAAATGGAAAATTTCACTTTGTTTTTGAGAAAGATGCAAAGTTTAAGTCTGGTCGTAATGTCATTTCTCTCCTTAGCATAACCGTGGGACTTCAG AACTATGGTGCTTTTTTCGAAAGTGCGCCTGTTGGAATCACTGGACCCATTTCTATTATCGGAAGAAACAGTGAtgaaaccatagttaaggaTTTGTCTGCTCATAAATGGAGCTATAAAACCGGTTTAAATGGATTTGAAAACCAACTCTTTAGAACGGAATCACCGTCTAAATGGTCAATTGAAAGTGTACCATTGAACCGATCCATGACTTGGTATAAG GCTACGTTCAAGGCTCCATTTGGAAATGATCCAGTTGTTGTCGATCTGTTGGGACTCGGAAAAGGCACAGCTTGGGTCAATGGAAACAACATTGGACGTTATTGGCCGGCATTCATTTCAAGCGGTGATGGTTGTTCTGTGAAATGTAATTATAAAGGGGCTTATCATTCTGAAAAGTGTTTGACCGGTTGTGGAGAACCTACCCAAAGATG GTACCATGTTCCTCGTTCCTTCTTGAAAGCAGAAGGAGATAACACACTAGTTTTGTTTGAGGAGATGGGAGGAAACCCATCGCTTGTCAATTTCCAAACTACTAGAGTCGGAAGTGTATGTGCTAATGTCTACGagaaaaatgttattgagctttcATGCGATAAGAAACCTATTTCTGCCATCAAATTTGCCTCCTTTGGTAACCCAGATGGCAGTTGTGGATCTTTCGAGAAGGGAACTTGTGAAGGAAATAAAAATACTGTTGATATCCTCACACAAGAATGCGTCGGAAAAGAAAAGTGTTCCATTGACGTCTCTACGGAAAAGTTTGGAGCATCAGACTGTAGCGGTGCTGCTAGAAGGCTCGCGGTTGAAGCTATTTGCTAA